Below is a window of Syngnathus acus chromosome 8, fSynAcu1.2, whole genome shotgun sequence DNA.
AACTTGGTTGTAGGAAGCACATCAGCCTGACTCCGGTTTGTGGTTGGGCTCCGACTGTTCACGTAGACGCCCATCTTTTGCAGGATGGCTCGTGGAAGAGGGTGAGCGTGGCGGGATACATATGAGCTCATCAAACTTTGGCTCATGGGTGTGGCCTTGTAGTCGGTGCACCGGGTGCCACCCAGGCTGGGTGCACATTCCACTTCCCACTTGTAGAAAAAGCGTCCATGGTACATGGCGCACACGTCCGTCTTCACGCCCGCCGTCAGTACTTGCTCGCATTTTCCCAGAAGGTCGTCGTCCCAGCCGCTATCTTCATCCCAAACTTCAAATCGGACTTTTGGGGCCGCCGACAAGTCCTGAGTGCCCAGGTCCACGACGCTGTTCCAATgggggttgttgttgttgtgaatGACGTGCGAATACTGCACCTGCTTGTTGAAAATCACCTTGACGAAGCCGTCAGTGGCCGTGTTGTGATCGCCCCAAAGACCCTCGGCCCGTTGGACAGTGATGATGACCCGGGCCGTGCCCCTCTGGGTCGGGCAGCAGTCCGGGTTGACACCGCGTTCGTTATGGCACTGGCAGACGCAGGGGTCCCGCGAATTGCTTTTGACGCCGGCCTGGCAATTCCCGCTGCAGTTCCTCAGCAGAGCCCGCTCCAGGATGTAGTGGCTTATGGCCAAGCGCAGGTTCTTCCGAACGTCAGTGTCAGTCGGCAGCAGCTCGTGCAGAGACTCTAGCGAATACGATATAATGTCCGGATAGCGAGGCAGCGTCTCGAGCCATTCCTTGTAGGCGGATGGATCTTTGTCGGCAGAAAAGAGAAGGTCCATCTCCATGGTGTGACCCCCCGTTATGTGTGTCGTCCTGTCGGGAGAACCAATGTATCACATGAGCAGGGTCGGGCTTTTCTTAGGGCTGCAAATACATGCAAAGTCGACGTCTATTTAGGAAAATAAAGGTTACGTGACGAGACTTCATTGGGCAGCCAAGATCGCACCTGTCATTAGTTTTACCGTCTTTCCAGCACCCAAACGTGCTTTTCGaacaaatattgattttacTCCTGCAGTCCGTAATCAGTTATGATGCGTCAAGACTTGTGTAAGGAGCTACAGAATCTCTTTGTGGAGGAAAAACTCTGACCTGTCGTTAAAGAGGCTGGAGAAGGCCGCCTTGCTCTCCGTCTTGTCCATGTCATTCTTGCAGTGTTTGCCCTGAGCGTTTAAGGTGGTGGCTTTAATGGTGGCCGAAGCTTCGGCCTCCAGGCACATGTTGACCTCGTCCACGTTGAGGCCCTGCAGGCTGGCCTGGCACTGCTTGACGCTGGTCACGGACTGGACCGAGCCTCCCAGTTTCACCTGGATTCAAAGAAAAAGGTTtgactcttgtttttttagccATCCCGTTCCACTGAGTTGCTACCTTTGTGATGTAATGGGTGCCAAAGTTGTCGATCAGTCTGTAAAAACGTTGCTTGTATTGAGGGCTGAAGGTCTTTGGAAGCGCCTTCAACGCTTTTCGAAATTCACTGTGCAGTCGAGGCTGACTGGACACCCGGTAGCTTTAAATGCAAAGAAAGAACAGTctcaaaatattgatttagGAAAACATCTGAACGTGTCTTGACTTTACCTGTAGTACTCGCAGGAGACTTGTTGGCTGGTGAAGCTGTACCTGTCACGCTTTGATTTCTCCATTGAGGACTTGGCCAGTTTGGACTCGGTGCCGG
It encodes the following:
- the LOC119125284 gene encoding perforin-1-like, coding for MILLYICTVVALFLPQRTHQFCTVGSPKECLQADMAPGTNLAGEGFDITELRRKGAFVLDMNSWKRKDKSCTLCSNLFLEKVKQKLPLSVVDWRPKQSCNHKVASTVYRSSEALVNSVSSLVENNWKSGLDLTVKDYEAKVTLAGTESKLAKSSMEKSKRDRYSFTSQQVSCEYYSYRVSSQPRLHSEFRKALKALPKTFSPQYKQRFYRLIDNFGTHYITKVKLGGSVQSVTSVKQCQASLQGLNVDEVNMCLEAEASATIKATTLNAQGKHCKNDMDKTESKAAFSSLFNDRTTHITGGHTMEMDLLFSADKDPSAYKEWLETLPRYPDIISYSLESLHELLPTDTDVRKNLRLAISHYILERALLRNCSGNCQAGVKSNSRDPCVCQCHNERGVNPDCCPTQRGTARVIITVQRAEGLWGDHNTATDGFVKVIFNKQVQYSHVIHNNNNPHWNSVVDLGTQDLSAAPKVRFEVWDEDSGWDDDLLGKCEQVLTAGVKTDVCAMYHGRFFYKWEVECAPSLGGTRCTDYKATPMSQSLMSSYVSRHAHPLPRAILQKMGVYVNSRSPTTNRSQADVLPTTKLEKPRKSE